One Thermoleophilaceae bacterium DNA window includes the following coding sequences:
- a CDS encoding secondary thiamine-phosphate synthase enzyme YjbQ gives MIWIQENVRLRAYPRGFHLVTREVEEALPGLSSIGVGVAHVFIRHTSASLTLNENASPDVRRDFETWFTRAVPDGASYFTHTLEGDDDMPAHIKAALLGSSLTVPVTDGRFALGTWQGIYLCEHRDSGGPRSLTVTAWGEERG, from the coding sequence GTGATCTGGATTCAGGAGAACGTGAGGCTGCGCGCGTATCCGCGCGGCTTTCACCTCGTCACGCGCGAGGTGGAAGAGGCGCTGCCCGGGCTGTCTTCGATCGGCGTGGGCGTGGCGCACGTGTTCATCCGGCACACCTCGGCATCGTTGACGCTGAACGAGAACGCGAGCCCCGATGTGCGACGCGACTTCGAGACGTGGTTCACGCGCGCCGTGCCGGATGGCGCTTCGTATTTCACACACACGCTCGAGGGCGACGACGACATGCCGGCGCACATCAAGGCGGCGCTGCTGGGGTCGTCGCTGACGGTTCCGGTGACGGACGGCCGCTTCGCGCTCGGCACGTGGCAGGGCATCTACCTGTGCGAGCACCGCGACTCGGGCGGGCCGCGGTCTCTGACCGTGACGGCCTGGGGTGAGGAGCGGGGCTAG